A genomic region of Pseudomonas sp. MPC6 contains the following coding sequences:
- a CDS encoding sigma 54-interacting transcriptional regulator: MNTTESLKDYQQVRLLAIRSLFEIIEQSSEGTVIVDRDANIVWMNERYAKRFGLESAQVAIGKACESVIPGSLLREVVRSGRPILLDMQDTPKEPLVVMRLPIHDDTGVVIGAIGFALFDELRSLSPMLKRYMSMQEELASTRSLLRARQTKYNFAHFIGTSAASLEVKRRARRSASADSPVLLLGETGTGKELLAQAIHGASPRAHKAFVSINSAAIPESLLEAEFFGTAPGAFTGADRKGRAGKLQIAQGGTLFLDEIGDMPLPLQSKLLRVLQEKEFEPVGSNEVIQSDVRVIAATSTDLEAAIRRGEFRADLYYRLNVLPIQVPPLRHRLDDLPALSEAILEELRSQHELNREALELLGQHAWPGNIRELRNVLERAALLSDDLMLNVMDIRAAIGTLMPVERVAPSNIEAVAQETFSEARARFDRQLIESALAQCGGKVIEAATRLGLRRSTLYKKMVALGIAESP, encoded by the coding sequence ATGAACACCACCGAAAGCCTCAAGGACTACCAACAGGTCCGCCTGTTGGCAATCCGTTCATTGTTCGAAATCATCGAGCAGTCGAGTGAAGGCACGGTGATCGTCGATCGCGATGCCAATATCGTCTGGATGAACGAGCGCTACGCCAAGCGCTTTGGCCTGGAGTCGGCGCAAGTGGCCATCGGCAAAGCCTGCGAAAGCGTGATCCCCGGCAGCCTGCTGCGTGAGGTGGTGCGCAGCGGCCGGCCGATTCTGCTCGACATGCAAGACACCCCCAAGGAACCGCTGGTGGTGATGCGCCTGCCGATTCACGACGATACGGGCGTAGTGATCGGCGCCATCGGCTTTGCCCTGTTCGACGAATTGCGCAGCCTGTCGCCGATGCTCAAGCGCTACATGAGCATGCAGGAAGAGCTTGCTTCCACGCGCTCGCTGCTGCGGGCGCGGCAGACCAAATACAACTTTGCCCACTTCATCGGCACCAGCGCCGCCAGCCTGGAAGTCAAACGTCGCGCCCGGCGCAGTGCCAGCGCCGATTCGCCGGTGCTGCTACTGGGTGAAACCGGCACCGGCAAGGAATTGCTGGCCCAGGCGATTCACGGTGCTTCGCCCCGCGCGCACAAAGCCTTCGTCAGCATCAACAGCGCGGCGATTCCAGAGTCGCTGCTGGAGGCCGAATTCTTCGGCACCGCGCCAGGCGCGTTTACCGGTGCCGACCGCAAGGGCCGCGCGGGCAAATTGCAGATCGCCCAGGGCGGCACGCTGTTCCTCGATGAAATCGGCGACATGCCGCTGCCCCTGCAAAGCAAGTTGCTGCGGGTGCTGCAGGAAAAGGAATTCGAGCCGGTGGGCTCCAACGAAGTGATCCAGAGCGATGTGCGGGTGATTGCCGCCACGTCGACTGATCTTGAAGCGGCGATCAGGCGCGGCGAGTTCCGGGCCGATTTGTATTATCGTCTCAATGTGTTGCCGATTCAGGTCCCGCCCTTGCGCCATCGCCTTGACGATCTCCCGGCGCTCAGCGAAGCGATCCTGGAAGAACTGCGCAGTCAGCATGAACTGAACCGCGAGGCGCTTGAATTATTGGGTCAACATGCCTGGCCGGGAAACATTCGCGAACTGCGCAATGTGCTGGAGCGGGCGGCCTTGCTCAGTGATGACCTGATGCTGAATGTCATGGATATCCGTGCGGCGATCGGTACGCTGATGCCGGTGGAGCGTGTCGCGCCCTCGAACATCGAGGCGGTTGCCCAGGAGACATTCAGCGAGGCGCGGGCGCGGTTTGACCGGCAGTTGATTGAATCGGCCCTGGCGCAATGCGGCGGCAAGGTGATTGAAGCGGCGACTCGGCTGGGGTTGAGGCGGTCGACGCTGTACAAGAAGATGGTGGCGTTGGGGATTGCAGAGTCTCCATAA